One stretch of Emys orbicularis isolate rEmyOrb1 chromosome 5, rEmyOrb1.hap1, whole genome shotgun sequence DNA includes these proteins:
- the APELA gene encoding apelin receptor early endogenous ligand: MRFQQLLYILFFLLMSLLLINGQRPANLALRRKLHRHNCSHRRCMPLHSRVPFP, from the exons ATGAGATTCCAACAGCTCCTTTACATCTTATTTTTTCTCTTGATGAGTCTACTCCTTATCAATGGACAGAGGCCAG CTAACCTGGCCCTGCGCAGAAAGCTGCACAGACACAACTGCTCCCACAGGCGATGTATGCCTCTCCACTCCAGAGTGCCCTTCCCCTGA
- the LOC135878867 gene encoding E3 ubiquitin-protein ligase TRIM39-like — MATAQALESLQVEASCSICLDYLSDPVTIDCGHNFCRGCIARCWEELEGHFPCPVCRRRFHLRCFRTNRQLGNVAEIARQLRAKRSQRHRRPRPDAARALCHKHQQVLSLFCEKDQEAVCLACRISCHHRDHAVGPLDRAALAHKKKLRAYLGPLKRQVEDARKFLSSEQKKPAELREKVESRRQKIASEFERLHQFLQEEQQAVLRRLEDEEKEILQRLSENAAKLADHSTSLSKLITEIEDRCQQPAIDLLKGIRSTLNRCENIRIPKAISIELKKDSCSFPLQHFALKKMIKKFKADVTLDPKTAHPNLILSEDRKSVRFGEAKQDLPDNPERFTYYPFVLGSEGFVSGRHYWEVEVGDKTQWTLGVCRDSVTRKGKITPSPEDGYWRLRLWNKDVYTALTSSPTPLLLRVKPKRIGIFLDYELGEISFYNLNDHSHIYTFTETFTEKLRPFFYPGVHTTPLIIRPVTDWE; from the coding sequence ATGGCGAcggcccaggccctggagagcCTGCAGGTGGAGGCCAGCTGCTCCATCTGCCTGGATTACCTGAGTGACCCCGTCACCATTGACTGTGGCCACAACTTCTGCCGGGGCTGTATTGCCCGCTGCTGGGAGGAGCTGGAAGGCCACTTCCCCTGCCCTGTCTGCCGCCGGCGCTTCCACCTCCGCTGCTTCCGTACCAACCGCCAGCTGGGCAATGTGGCTGAGATCGCCAGGCAGCTCCGTGCCAAGCGCAGCCAGCGCCACCGGCGCCCCCGCCCCGATGCCGCCAGGGCTCTCTGCCACAAGCACCAGCAGGTCCTCAGTCTCTTCTGCGAGAAGGACCAGGAGGCCGTGTGCCTAGCCTGCCGTATCTCCTGCCACCACCGTGACCATGCCGTGGGTCCCCTTGATAGGGCCGCCCTGGCCCATAAGAAGAAGCTGCGTGCCTACCTGGGTCCCCTGAAGAGGCAGGTAGAAGATGCTCGTAAATTCCTCTCCAGCGAGCAGAAGAAGCCGGCTGAGCTGAGGGAGAAAGTTGAGAGCCGGCGGCAGAAAATTGCATCTGAGTTTGAGAGGCTGCACCAATtcctgcaggaggagcagcaggccGTGCTTCGGCGGCTAGAGGATGAGGAGAAGGAGATTCTGCAGAGGCTGAGCGAGAACGCTGCCAAGCTTGCCGACCACAGCACCAGCCTCAGTAAGCTCATCACAGAGATTGAGGATAGGTGCCAGCAACCAGCCATTGACCTACTGAAGGGCATCAGGAGCACTCTGAACAGGTGTGAAAACATCAGGATCCCCAAGGCCATCTCCATTGAACTGAAGAAGGACAGTTGCAGTTTTCCATTGCAGCACTTTGCCCTGAAGAAAATGATAAAGAAATTCAAAGCAGatgtgactctggatccaaaAACAGCTCATCCTAATCTTATACTGTCCGAAGACCGCAAAAGTGTGAGGTTCGGAGAGGCCAAGCAGGATCTGCCTGACAATCCTGAGAGATTTACTTATTACCCATTTGTTCTGGGCTCAGAGGGATTTGTCTCAGGAAGACattactgggaggtggaggtgggagatAAGACTCAATGGACGTTAGGAGTTTGTAGGGACTCTGTGACTAGGAAAGGGAAGATTACACCATCACCTGAGGATGGATATTGGAGACTCAGGCTGTGGAATAAAGATGTTTACACAGCTCTTACTTCCAGTCCCACACCCCTACTGTTGAGAGTGAAGCCTAAACGGATTGGGATTTTCCTGGATTATGAACTGGGAGAGATTTCATTTTACAATCTGAATGACCATTCTCACATCTACACTTTCACTGAAACTTTTACAGAGAAACTCCGCCCTTTTTTCTATCCCGGAGTCCATACAACTCCTCTGATAATCCGACCAGTTACAGATTGGGAATAA